The following coding sequences are from one Arachis hypogaea cultivar Tifrunner chromosome 7, arahy.Tifrunner.gnm2.J5K5, whole genome shotgun sequence window:
- the LOC112701578 gene encoding uncharacterized protein, with product MGQSSGPNEQQTRKNVGPDPNVQPNRGPEPNRDQHVRFYVSLIQDDDDDPVYDYEYENLHTPISSDDESNKHKFPEFDDDYQHGEGRFELGTRFATIERFKEVVKDSFIAEGRELRWIKNDKERVRVGCMDDECPWLVHLSYNKSLQCYQVKTYKNDHTCARDMGSNAADQHWISLKVEKRMSTQPHMRTSEAIDFLREEFSLTAHPKMVYRAVREARERIMGSEREQYSNVRDYLFEILRSNPGSRAELCVTPLLIAVAQDPNNQFYVVAYGVARSETKESWKWFLTLLQEDLGDVQTMGLLPALKSVMPNAHHRNCVMHIWKNFINRFKDLYIREVVWDCAKCTTIPEFKEQMEKLKPWEYLSKFEPVTWVKAYFSHGPKVDNLTNNMCEVFNAKIVNYRIKPILTMCEEIRCYLMRRMVKHKQLLENYSGKLAPVQQKRLDRLIRPSNKWLAEWTGDEERKRFEVSRKNTKVDVDLIKQTCSCNKWQLTVAAIRKRHDQPEEYVHPWLCMESIHKTYSHSIQPVPSQEFWTRSEYSRPDPPIIKRPIGRPKVHNRQKDPAEPMMQQSAKLKRSFKVTCSKCGSEGHNYKTCKGAPSDPNWKPKTKKSKKGGTSQSLVVLPLSQSAPKDDDVPNTQSDPSSQAASSQAASSQAPDVPIAVAATPNPVTPAPVADQFTTRGTPFRPPLQVPSTAHQTV from the exons ATGGGACAAAGTAGTGGACCCAATGAGCAGCAGACCAGAAAGAATGTTGGGCCTGATCCTAATGTGCAGCCCAACAGAGGCCCAGAACCAAACAGGGACCAACATGTTAGGTTCTATGTGAGCCTGatccaagatgatgatgatgacccggTATATGATTATGAATATGAGAATTTACATACACCTATttcatcagatgatgaatctaaCAAGCATAAATTCCCTGAGTTTGATGATGATTATCAGCATGGAGAGGGGAGGTTTGAGTTAGGGACTAGGTTTGCCACCATAGAGAGATTTAAGGAAGTTGTAAAAGACTCATTCATTGCTGAGGGTAGGGAGCTTAGGTGGATTAAGAATGACAAAGAGAGAGTGAGGGTGGGATGCATGGATGATGAGTGTCCGTGGCTGGTTCATTTATCATACAATAAATCTCTGCAATGCTACCAGGTGAAGACTTACAAAAATGACCATACATGTGCAAGGGACATGGGAAGTAATGCGGCTGATCAACATTGGATTAGCTTGAAGGTTGAGAAGAGAATGAGTACACAGCCTCATATGAGGACAAGTGAGGCTATTGACTTTCTCAGAGAAGAATTCTCACTCACTGCACATCCAAAAATGGTTTACAGAGCAGTTAGAGAGGCAAGAGAGAGAATCATGGGTAGTGAGAGGGAGCAGTATAGTAATGTTAGAGATTACTTGTTTGAGATATTAAGAAGCAATCCAGGGTCTAGGGCAGAGTTGTGTGTCACTCCT CTCCTCATAGCAGTGGCTCAGGATCCAAATAACCAATTTTACGTGGTTGCCTACGGAGTAGCTAGGTCTGAAACTAAGGAGTCCTGGAAGTGGTTTTTGACTCTTCTCCAAGAGGATTTGGGGGATGTGCAGACCATG GGATTATTACCTGCATTGAAGTCAGTTATGCCAAATGCCCATCACCGAAACTGTGTGATGCACATTTGGAAAAATTTTATCAATCGTTTTAAGGACCTCTATATTCGGGAGGTGGTTTGGGACTGTGCTAAATGCACCACCATACCAGAATTTAAGGAGCAAATGGAAAAGCTCAAGCCATGGGAGTATCTATCGAAATTTGAGCCAGTAACTTGGGTGAAGGCCTATTTCTCACATGGACCAAAAGTGGATAACCTCACAAATAACATGTGTGAGGTGTTCAACGCGAAGATAGTAAACTATAGAATCAAGCCTATTCTCACAATGTGTGAAGAAATTAGGTGCTATCTGATGAGGAGGATGGTCAAACATAAGCAGTTACTAGAAAATTATTCTGGAAAGCTCGCACCTGTTCAGCAGAAAAGGCTGGATCGTCTTATAAGGCCTAGCAACAAGTGGCTTGCAGAGTGGACAGGTGACGAGGAACGTAAGAGATTTGAAGTGAGTCGTAAGAATACAAAGGTAgatgtggatctcatcaagcaAACTTGCTCATGCAACAAGTGGCAGCTGACTG TAGCAGCAATCAGGAAAAGACATGATCAACCAGAAGAATATGTTCATCCATGGTTATGCATGGAGTCAATCCATAAGACATATTCACATTCTATTCAACCGGTGCCTAGTCAGGAATTTTGGACACGGAGTGAGTATTCAAGACCAGATCCTCCCATCATAAAGAGACCAATAGGCAGACCAAAGGTACACAACAGACAAAAGGATCCGGCTGAACCAATGATGCAGCAAAGTGCCAAGCTGAAGAGATCCTTTAAGGTAACTTGCAGTAAATGTGGCTCAGAGGGACATAATTACAAGACATGCAAGGGTGCTCCATCTGACCCCAACTGGAAACCTAAGACCAAGAAGTCCAAGAAAGGTGGGACAAGTCAGTCACTAGTTGTCCTTCCACTATCACAGTCAGCGCCAAAAGATGat GATGTTCCTAACACCCAAAGTGATCCATCTAGCCAGGCTGCTTCTAGTCAGGCTGCATCTAGCCAGGCTCCagat GTTCCAATTGCTGTGGCAGCAACACCAAACCCTGTAACACCAGCTCCCGTGGCAGACCAATTCACAACCAGAGGTACACCATTTAGGCCTCCACTTCAAGTTCCATCCACAGCTCACCAAACAGTTTAA
- the LOC112703367 gene encoding uncharacterized protein: MGKGRAPCCDKSQVKKGPWSPAEDLKLIAFIQKHGHENWRALPKQAGLMRCGKSCRLRWINYLRPDVKRGNFTAEEEETIIKLHKAMGNKWSKIASRLPGRTDNEIKNVWNTHLKKRLTAAKSSDSREDNANDGSKIESSVTSPSSSSSESFFSNETPKTNNNNPCNETNDHISQTDDDDQDSGGKLLQEVIGITEETKGSSNSSSSTSLSSCIEYKKHDEDQQQLVSPTFLNCVAPYDIDVTLEEVDKPNNNNLETKEDCDFWKMLDNIESFLSSNEASPPPPPPHQSQTSPTNLVHQDDDEATMMMMWSHEFENELGGVVGEATTKGSNNKAQQEIIMDPSNDVFDLDLVTRPPEPDQLESELDLGYIQLWPSLPPNTIL; this comes from the exons ATGGGAAAAGGAAGAGCACCATGCTGTGATAAGTCTCAAGTGAAGAAGGGACCTTGGAGTCCTGCTGAGGATCTTAAGCTTATAGCTTTCATTCAGAAACATGGCCATGAAAACTGGCGTGCCCTTCCGAAACAAGCAG GGCTCATGCGATGTGGGAAAAGTTGCCGTTTGAGATGGATCAATTATTTGAGGCCAGATGTTAAGAGAGGCAATTTTACAGCAGAGGAAGAGGAAACCATAATAAAGCTTCATAAAGCCATGGGGAACAA ATGGTCTAAGATTGCATCCCGTTTGCCCGGTCGAACAGACAACGAGATAAAAAATGTGTGGAACACCCACTTGAAGAAGAGATTAACTGCTGCAAAATCTTCAGATTCAAGGGAAGATAATGCAAATGATGGATCTAAAATTGAATCATCAGTGACTTCACCCTCTTCATCTTCATCTGAATCATTTTTCTCAAATGAAACACCAAAAACTAACAACAACAATCCTTGCAATGAAACCAATGACCATATTTCCCAAACtgatgatgatgatcaagatTCAGGTGGGAAGTTATTACAAGAAGTAATTGGTATCACTGAAGAGACAAAAGGGtcatcaaattcatcatcatcaacatcattaTCATCTTGTATTGAATACAAGAAGCATGATGAAGATCAACAACAATTGGTGTCTCCAACATTTTTGAACTGTGTTGCACCCTATGATATTGATGTTACATTGGAAGAGGTTGATAAGCCAAACAACAATAATTTGGAGACAAAAGAAGATTGTGATTTTTGGAAAATGTTAGATAATATTGAATCATTTCTATCATCAAATGAGgcatctcctcctcctcctcctcctcatcaaaGCCAAACATCACCAACAAATCTTGTTCATCAAGATGATGATGAAGccacgatgatgatgatgtggtCCCATGAATTTGAGAATGAGCTTGGAGGAGTGGTAGGTGAAGCAACAACAAAAGGGTCAAATAACAAGGCTCAACAAGAAATAATAATGGACCCATCAAATGATGTATTTGATTTAGATCTTGTGACAAGGCCACCAGAACCCGATCAATTAGAATCAGAATTAGACTTGGGATATATTCAATTGTGGCCCTCTTTGCCACCAAATACTATTCTCTAA
- the LOC112703368 gene encoding putative Peroxidase 48: protein MVSWLNVWIMVALLVPVLLSLTNPRGESQTQTQTQTHPKPHSQKQTQTQTLHLPPSLISSSSNLFFNERIRDGSNLDYDFYRDTCPQAEDTIRSAVTRIFFDHRDSAPAILRLFFHDCFIQGCDASVLLDDSNGNKNHSIEKQAIPNQTLRGFDKIDLIKEEVEQACPGVVSCADILAVAARDFVLLAGGPFYPVLTGRRDSNQSFYDEANDQIPRPDDNVNRTLRLFSLRGFNERETVSLLGGHNIGKIGCEFIQQRLYNFQGTGQPDPTIPVDFLGQMRLNCPENNNTSSTNEVSAFEVSQKENSHSEAGMSYMQALSSSMSSGGAFDTHYFQSLLKGRGLLYADQQLMSHVKTARLVSAYASDDGSTFRMDFARVMLKMSNLDVLTGLQGQVRLNCSQGVSS from the exons ATGGTGAGCTGGTTGAACGTGTGGATAATGGTGGCGCTGTTGGTACCGGTGCTTCTCTCCCTCACGAATCCACGCGGCGAATCCCAAACCCAAACCCAAACGCAAACCCATCCCAAACCTCATTCTCAGAAACAGACCCAGACACAAACCCTTCACCTTCcaccttctttaatttcttcttcttccaatttgttcttCAACGAGAGGATCAGAGATGGCTCCAACTTGGACTACGATTTCTACAGGGATACGTGTCCTCAGGCCGAGGACACTATCCGCTCCGCCGTCACTCGCATCTTCTTCGACCACAGGGATTCCGCCCCCGCCATCCTCCGCCTATTCTTCCATGATTGCTTCATTCAG GGTTGCGATGCTTCAGTGCTGTTGGATGATAGCAATGGCAACAAAAACCATTCCATTGAGAAGCAGGCTATTCCGAATCAAACCTTGAGAGGTTTCGACAAAATCGACTTGATCAAGGAGGAGGTGGAACAAGCTTGTCCTGGAGTTGTGTCTTGTGCTGATATACTTGCTGTCGCGGCTAGAGATTTTGTTCTTTTG GCTGGTGGGCCATTCTATCCAGTTCTAACAGGACGGAGGGATAGCAATCAATCATTTTATGATGAAGCAAATGATCAGATTCCCAGACCTGACGATAACGTTAATCGCACGCTGCGGCTGTTCAGTCTCCGAGGATTTAATGAAAGAGAAACAGTCAGCCTTCTTG GGGGGCACAACATAGGAAAAATCGGCTGCGAATTCATTCAGCAAAGACTCTACAACTTCCAAGGCACCGGCCAACCAGACCCCACTATACCTGTCGATTTCCTTGGTCAGATGAGGCTAAACTGCCCAGAAAACAACAATACCAGCAGCACCAACGAGGTTTCTGCATTCGAAGTATCGCAGAAGGAAAATAGTCATTCAGAAGCAGGGATGTCATACATGCAGGCATTGTCATCTTCGATGTCATCTGGAGGAGCATTCGACACTCACTATTTTCAAAGCTTGTTGAAGGGAAGGGGGCTGCTCTATGCCGATCAGCAGCTGATGTCTCATGTGAAGACTGCAAGATTGGTCTCTGCTTATGCTTCGGATGACGGATCAACCTTTCGCATGGATTTTGCCAGGGTTATGTTGAAAATGTCTAATCTTGATGTTCTAACTGGACTTCAGGGTCAGGTTCGCCTTAATTGCTCGCAAGGTGTAAGTTCTTAA